GGGTGGCACGCGCGGTCTCCTGGCGCTGGCCGGACAACTGGAGCCGGACGATGGCCAGGTCGACGAAGTCGGCGCCCGGGTCGGCGACGCCGGCGGCCTCCTCCACGGTGGCCGGGGCGAGTTGGCGGTCCCGCCAGTGCGCCCGGACCCGGTTCATCGCGATGGCCACGAGCCAGGAGCGGAAGTTCTCCGGGGTGCGCAGGTCGCCGAGCGAGCCGAGGGCCCGGAGCATGGTCTCCTGGACCACGTCGTCCACGTCGACCGAACCGTTCAGGGCCCGCCCCACGATGTTGTACACCAAGGGGAGGTACGCGCCGACCAAGGCGTCCTGGGCCGCGGGGTCCCCCGCCCGGGCGGCGTCGACCAGTGCCGCCGTGTCCACCGTGTGCTGTGTCCTCATCAAAGCTTCCCTGTCCTCGGCGCCGAACGATGCTGTGCGTCACCTGGGAGACCGTCCGGCGCGGTGCCGATAACAGTTCTTCGCAGGACAGTTCTTCGGAGAATCGTTCGAGGGGAGGCTCACAGGGCGGTGCGGCGGCCGCAAGGAGGGAGGTCACACGGGCGGACCGGAGCGTCGTCGCCCGCTTCTCCTGCCGGTCACTCGACGGATCGCTCCAGCCGGTCGTGCAGCGAGTTGGCCCGGTCGACCTCGGCCATGTGCTCCTCGGCCCAGTCCCGTACGGCGGCGAGCACGGTGTCGAGCGACAGGCCGAGCGGGGTGAGCCGGTAGTACACGGCGGGCGGTACAGAGGGTTCCACCCGGCGTTCGGCCAGGCCGTCGCGGACCAGGCTGCGCAGGGTC
This sequence is a window from Streptomyces rubradiris. Protein-coding genes within it:
- a CDS encoding winged helix-turn-helix transcriptional regulator, coding for MTSQAKDAPAVRGDLFDPACPTRRLLDRIGTKWTSMAVKVLARAAPGEVRFAELLRRMPGVSQKMLSATLRSLVRDGLAERRVEPSVPPAVYYRLTPLGLSLDTVLAAVRDWAEEHMAEVDRANSLHDRLERSVE